The following are encoded together in the Equus przewalskii isolate Varuska chromosome 14, EquPr2, whole genome shotgun sequence genome:
- the KLF11 gene encoding Krueppel-like factor 11, which yields MHTPGSAGPGDARAVDIVDICESILERKRHDSERSTCSILEQNDIEAVEALVCMSSWGQRSQKGDLLKIRPLTPVSDSGDVTTTVHVGAAAPELPKDFDSLSTLCMTPPQSPDLVEPSTGILVPSQVIDPKAGMVIAIPPASAGAAKVLRGKAERGLPGVKPQLLEPAPRPPCRAMVMSVIRHTGQSVAPAHIPATQTQECRLSDGRQGEAQFLGRIEALQDTHLTDSLLSINSESCQPCSHKSGGLIPTDKGQQAGWPIAVQTCSPKNYENDLPRKATPLISVPIPSAPLLCQMVPVTGQSGMLPAFLKPPSQPSAVTVKPILPYAAPVPQPVFVGPSVPQGTVMLVLPQGALPQPATCSSSVMAVGNTKLLPLAPAPVFIASSQNCAPQVDFSRRRNYVCNFTGCRKTYFKSSHLKAHLRTHTGEKPFSCSWDGCDKKFARSDELSRHRRTHTGEKKFVCPVCDRRFMRSDHLTKHARRHMTTKKVPGWQAEVGMLNRIACAERPGSPLVSMPASA from the exons ATGCACACGCCGGGCTCCGCGGGCCCGGGCGACGCCCGCGCG GTTGACATCGTGGACATATGCGAGTCAATCCTGGAAAGGAAGCGGCATGACAGCGAACGGTCTACATGCAGCATCTTGGAGCAGAACGACATTGAAGCTGTCGAGGCTCTTGTTTGCATGAGCTCCTGGGGTCAAAGATCCCAGAAAGGTGACCTATTAAAGATAAGGCCTCTCACACCTGTCTCCGACTCTGGGGATGTCACCACCACTGTGCATGTGGGCGCAGCTGCCCCTGAGCTACCAAAGGACTTCGATTCTTTATCGACTCTG tgCATGACTCCTCCTCAGAGCCCTGACCTCGTGGAGCCATCGACGGGGATCCTTGTTCCTTCCCAAGTAATTGATCCCAAAGCAGGCATGGTCATCGCCAttcccccagcctctgctggGGCAGCCAAGGTGCTGagggggaaggcagagaggggcCTGCCTGGGGTGAAGCCACAGCTGCTggagccagcccccaggcccccgTGCAGGGCCATGGTGATGAGTGTCATCCGCCACACTGGGCAGAGTGTTGCTCCTGCGCACATTCCTGCCACGCAGACTCAAGAATGCCGACTTTCAGACGGCAGGCAAGGAGAAGCACAATTTCTGGGACGTATTGAAGCTTTGCAGGACACACACCTCACAGACAGTTTACTCAGCATTAACTCGGAGTCTTGTCAGCCTTGCTCGCACAAGTCTGGTGGCCTGATCCCCACTGACAAAGGCCAGCAGGCAGGGTGGCCCATTGCAGTTCAAACTTGCTCACCAAAGAATTATGAAAATGACTTGCCAAGGAAAGCCACCCCTCTGATTTCTGTCCCTATCCCCAGTGCCCCTCTCCTTTGCCAAATGGTCCCTGTGACTGGACAAAGTGGCATGTTACCAGCTTTTTTGAAGCCACCTTCCCAACCATCTGCGGTGACTGTCAAACCCATCCTACCCTACGCTGCTCCAGTGCCCCAGCCTGTGTTCGTGGGACCGTCTGTGCCTCAGGGAACTGTGATGCTGGTTCTGCCCCAGGGCGCTCTCCCTCAACCTGCCACCTGTTCATCGAGTGTAATGGCTGTTGGGAATACCAAGTTATTGCCCCTTGCCCCTGCTCCAGTGTTCATTGCCTCCAGTCAAAACTGTGCCCCTCAGGTAGACTTTTCCCGAAGGAGGAACTATGTTTGCAACTTCACAGGCTGCCGGAAAACCTACTTCAAAAGTTCCCACCTCAAGGCTCATCTTCGGACTCACACAG GAGAGAAGCCTTTCAGCTGTAGCTGGGACGGCTGTGATAAGAAGTTTGCTCGTTCAGATGAACTCTCTCGCCACCGCAGAACGCACACCGGGGAGAAGAAGTTTGTGTGCCCTGTGTGTGATCGGCGTTTCATGCGCAGCGACCACCTGACGAAGCACGCCCGACGCCACATGACCACCAAGAAGGTCCCTGGCTGGCAGGCAGAGGTCGGCATGCTGAACAGAATTGCCTGTGCAGAGAGGCCTGGGAGCCCACTGGTGAGCATGCCAGCCTCCGCCTGA